In a genomic window of Candidatus Methylomirabilis sp.:
- a CDS encoding AURKAIP1/COX24 domain-containing protein encodes MGSVVKKRRQKMSKHKHKKLLKRTRHQRRKK; translated from the coding sequence GTGGGAAGCGTTGTCAAGAAGCGTCGGCAAAAGATGAGTAAGCACAAACATAAGAAACTACTGAAGCGGACCAGACACCAGCGCCGGAAGAAGTAG
- a CDS encoding sigma-70 family RNA polymerase sigma factor, with amino-acid sequence MREADFELIDRFLQGDGTAFDELVQRRQREVYNLAYRMTRNAEDARDVSQEAFVQVYRNLSRFDRRSSLATWLYRIVVNLCLNHLNRGSRSLYATVDQHPEPADSSEGSLAQLEEKERADALANAIETLPPQQRASLTLRVHHHLAHREIADILGVSEATAKVHYFHAVQALRRKLAHWREGT; translated from the coding sequence TTGCGCGAGGCAGATTTCGAACTGATCGATCGATTCTTGCAGGGCGATGGGACGGCGTTCGATGAACTGGTCCAAAGGCGCCAGCGGGAGGTGTACAATCTGGCCTACCGGATGACCAGGAATGCGGAGGATGCGCGCGACGTGTCGCAGGAGGCCTTTGTCCAGGTGTATCGAAATTTGAGTCGGTTTGACCGTCGCTCCAGCTTGGCCACTTGGCTGTACCGGATCGTCGTAAACCTATGCCTCAACCATCTGAACCGGGGCTCACGCTCTCTTTACGCGACGGTTGACCAGCATCCTGAACCGGCCGATTCATCGGAGGGGTCGCTCGCACAACTCGAGGAAAAGGAGCGGGCGGATGCACTCGCTAATGCCATCGAGACCCTTCCCCCGCAACAGCGGGCGAGCTTGACGTTGCGTGTTCATCATCACCTCGCACACCGGGAGATCGCCGATATCCTGGGGGTCTCAGAGGCAACGGCCAAGGTACACTATTTTCATGCCGTGCAAGCGCTTCGGCGCAAGTTGGCACACTGGCGTGAAGGCACGTGA